Proteins encoded by one window of Haliotis asinina isolate JCU_RB_2024 chromosome 6, JCU_Hal_asi_v2, whole genome shotgun sequence:
- the LOC137287945 gene encoding histidine-rich protein PFHRP-III-like: MAADNHIHCKCRHDHDNDYHHHHDHDHDYHHHDHDYDYHHHDHDNDYHHHDHDHDYHHHDHDHDYHHHDHDHDYHHHDHDNDYHHHDHDHDHDYHHHDHDHDHDHRHHDHDHDYHHHDHDNDYHQYDHDHDYHHHDHDHDHDYHHHDHDHDYHHHDHDHDHDYHHHDHDHDYHHHDHDHDHDYHHHDHDHDHDYHHHDHDHDYHHHDHDHDYHHHDHDHDYHHHDHDNDYHHHDHDNDYHHHDHDHDYHHHDHDHD; the protein is encoded by the exons ATGGCTGCTGATAATCA TATACACTGCAAGTGCCGTCACGACCATGACAACgactaccaccaccatcacgACCATGACCACGACTACCACCATCACGACCATGACTACGACTACCACCATCACGACCATGACAACGACTACCACCATCACGACCATGACCACGACTACCACCATCACGACCATGACCACGACTACCACCATCACGACCATGACCACGACTACCACCATCACGACCATGACAACGACTACCACCATCACGACCATGACCATGACCACGACTACCACCATCACGACCATGACCATGACCACGACCACCGCCATCACGACCATGACCACGACTACCACCATCACGACCATGACAACGACTACCACCAATACGACCATGACCACGACTACCACCATCACGACCATGACCATGACCACGACTACCACCATCACGACCATGACCACGACTACCACCATCACGACCATGACCATGACCACGACTACCACCATCACGACCATGACCACGACTACCACCATCACGACCATGACCATGACCACGACTACCACCATCACGACCATGACCATGACCACGACTACCACCatcacgaccacgaccacgactaCCACCATCACGACCATGACCACGACTACCACCATCACGACCATGACCACGACTACCACCATCACGACCATGACAACGACTACCACCATCACGACCATGACAACGACTACCACCATCACGACCATGACCACGACTACCACCATCACGACCATGACCACGACTAG